A single genomic interval of Odontesthes bonariensis isolate fOdoBon6 chromosome 3, fOdoBon6.hap1, whole genome shotgun sequence harbors:
- the lyar gene encoding cell growth-regulating nucleolar protein isoform X1: MVFFTCNACGESLKKAQVDKHVNMCRGCQVLSCIDCGKDFWGDDYKNHNKCISEDQKYGGKGYEAKANKGDVKQQQWIQRVHEAMDKPGVSAKLKDVLRQVSTYDNVPRKKAKFQNWMRNSLKIANTSLHDEVWDVLAAVDNAPEAKQPTKECKETVAEVPAGTNGTEKQDVEANAELKKKKLNKRERKEARRQKNGNAANGDEQAVTEEQDTGKKRKGRKRKHGHEEDEEQNGNCAENTTSVKKTKTLHFSATNDADVLASDETEDQAASQGKFNWKGNIKALLRESPDQELPLKKLRKRIVAAYYSFTGDRNFKTEEEVLALFNQKLNKNPKFRVLKDRVRLVK; encoded by the exons ATGGTGTTTTTCACATGCAACGCGTGTGGTGAATCCCTGAAAAAAGCCCAGGTTGATAAGCATGTGAACATGTGCCGTGGGTGCCAGGTCCTGTCCTGCATCGACTGTGGAAAAGACTTCTG GGGCGATGACTACAAAAACCATAACAAATGTATCAGTGAAGATCAGAAGTATGGAGGCAAAGGCTACGAGGCGAAGGCAAACAAAGGAGATGTGAAACAGCAGCAGTGGATACAG AGAGTCCATGAAGCGATGGACAAACCTGGAGTGAGTGCCAAGCTGAAAGACGTACTCAGACAAGTTAGCACATATGATAACGTACCGAGGAAGAAAGCCAAGTTTCAG AACTGGATGAGAAACAGTCTTAAAATAGCAAACACCAGCCTCCATGATGAAGTGTGGGACGTCCTTGCTGCAGTTGACAAT GCTCCAGAGGCCAAACAGCCGACTAAAGAATGTAAAGAGACGGTGGCTGAAGTCCCAGCGGGTACTAATGGAACTGAAAAGCAGGATGTTGAAGCAAATGCTGagctaaagaagaagaagctgaacAAACGCGAGCGTAAAGAGGCTCGTCGGCAAAAGAATGGAAATGCTGCAAACGGTGATGAACAGGCAGTCACAGAAGAGCAAGACACAGGCAAAAAGAGAAAGGGCAGGAAGAGGAAACATGGACACGAAGAAGATGAAGAGCAGAACGGAAACTGTGCTGAAAATACGACTTCTGTCAAGAAAACAAAGA CTTTACATTTTTCAGCAACAAATGATGCTGATGTTCTCGCGTCAGACGAGACGGAGGATCAAGCTGCTTCTCAGG GGAAATTCAACTGGAAGGGAAACATCAAGGCACTGCTAAGAGAGTCACCTGATCAGGAGCTGCCACTGAAGAAACTCAGGAAGAGG ATTGTGGCAGCCTACTACTCTTTCACTGGTGACAGGAATTTTAAAACGGAAGAGGAGGTGTTGGCGCTTTTCAACCAGAAGCTCAACAAAAATCCCAAATTTAGAGTTTTGAAAGATCGAGTTAGACTTGTAAAGTGA
- the tmem128 gene encoding transmembrane protein 128, whose product MLNDSEFATLRNRFKRDAEFLMQTTASAAEDEKSHEEKDVKPLPRINKHSVFWIVASVAVTYYADFLRIIIDNDDIKSWWFNVGLVLLGICLSLAMFCIVYLEWFKGIQHYDQEYPAIPPITTAAFIAASCSFNIALWPVWSFFTPLILFTQFMGVVMFISLLG is encoded by the exons ATGCTTAATGACAGCGAGTTTGCGACGCTGCGAAATAGATTTAAGAGAGATGCGGAATTTCTCATGCAAACAACGGCGTCGGCTGCTGAGGATGAAAAGA GCCATGAGGAAAAAGATGTGAAACCACTCCCTCGCATTAACAAACACTCTGTTTTCTGGATCGTCGCGTCTGTCGCTGTGACCTACTATGCAGACTTTCTCCGCATCATCATAGATAATGATGATATCAAAAG CTGGTGGTTTAATGTTGGTCTGGTACTCCTTGGGATCTGCTTGTCGCTGGCAATGTTTTGCATTGTGTACCTGGAGTGGTTCAAAGGCATCCAGCACTATGACCAAGAGTACCCTGCCATTCCTCCCATCACCACTGCAGCCTTTATTGCTGCATCATGCAG CTTTAACATTGCACTTTGGCCAGTGTGGTCCTTCTTCACGCCACTTATTCTCTTCACCCAGTTCATGGGCGTGGTCATGTTTATCTCTTTGCTTGGATGA
- the lyar gene encoding cell growth-regulating nucleolar protein isoform X2 produces the protein MVFFTCNACGESLKKAQVDKHVNMCRGCQVLSCIDCGKDFWGDDYKNHNKCISEDQKYGGKGYEAKANKGDVKQQQWIQRVHEAMDKPGVSAKLKDVLRQVSTYDNVPRKKAKFQNWMRNSLKIANTSLHDEVWDVLAAVDNAPEAKQPTKECKETVAEVPAGTNGTEKQDVEANAELKKKKLNKRERKEARRQKNGNAANGDEQAVTEEQDTGKKRKGRKRKHGHEEDEEQNGNCAENTTSVKKTKTTNDADVLASDETEDQAASQGKFNWKGNIKALLRESPDQELPLKKLRKRIVAAYYSFTGDRNFKTEEEVLALFNQKLNKNPKFRVLKDRVRLVK, from the exons ATGGTGTTTTTCACATGCAACGCGTGTGGTGAATCCCTGAAAAAAGCCCAGGTTGATAAGCATGTGAACATGTGCCGTGGGTGCCAGGTCCTGTCCTGCATCGACTGTGGAAAAGACTTCTG GGGCGATGACTACAAAAACCATAACAAATGTATCAGTGAAGATCAGAAGTATGGAGGCAAAGGCTACGAGGCGAAGGCAAACAAAGGAGATGTGAAACAGCAGCAGTGGATACAG AGAGTCCATGAAGCGATGGACAAACCTGGAGTGAGTGCCAAGCTGAAAGACGTACTCAGACAAGTTAGCACATATGATAACGTACCGAGGAAGAAAGCCAAGTTTCAG AACTGGATGAGAAACAGTCTTAAAATAGCAAACACCAGCCTCCATGATGAAGTGTGGGACGTCCTTGCTGCAGTTGACAAT GCTCCAGAGGCCAAACAGCCGACTAAAGAATGTAAAGAGACGGTGGCTGAAGTCCCAGCGGGTACTAATGGAACTGAAAAGCAGGATGTTGAAGCAAATGCTGagctaaagaagaagaagctgaacAAACGCGAGCGTAAAGAGGCTCGTCGGCAAAAGAATGGAAATGCTGCAAACGGTGATGAACAGGCAGTCACAGAAGAGCAAGACACAGGCAAAAAGAGAAAGGGCAGGAAGAGGAAACATGGACACGAAGAAGATGAAGAGCAGAACGGAAACTGTGCTGAAAATACGACTTCTGTCAAGAAAACAAAGA CAACAAATGATGCTGATGTTCTCGCGTCAGACGAGACGGAGGATCAAGCTGCTTCTCAGG GGAAATTCAACTGGAAGGGAAACATCAAGGCACTGCTAAGAGAGTCACCTGATCAGGAGCTGCCACTGAAGAAACTCAGGAAGAGG ATTGTGGCAGCCTACTACTCTTTCACTGGTGACAGGAATTTTAAAACGGAAGAGGAGGTGTTGGCGCTTTTCAACCAGAAGCTCAACAAAAATCCCAAATTTAGAGTTTTGAAAGATCGAGTTAGACTTGTAAAGTGA
- the zbtb49 gene encoding zinc finger and BTB domain-containing protein 49, with protein sequence MDPLSNHSSYLLQQLQEQRIQGLLCDCMLVVKGVCFKAHKNVLAAFSSYFRSLFQNSPSQKNDVFNLVIQDVSGIGQILDYMYTSHLDINQDNVQALLDIAQNLQVPNVQSMCNAFLKPCPPPVEIPPFSLPGMLASDHDCLLGSSLSHDVDLHCPSEPQRPGFYSDMDHTRRMSAAPNSSSNCDIPSSSQAPAEKQLVHGYKLRNFYSKQYFKQSAIQTSSAAANQGPGPLVLLEEQQCQLGISQGGNSNPVSSGNTVHANPSSTSIAVEKHPVTSLMPSDNLNPPNADLADSMDNKPVRPKKAVYLKKYNYLRSQMALEEMCAESVTDPVLSCPKESHQEESVVQTEAPEPPAESSAAGREESSGAADVQLPGPPPVNHEEQNLKPVPEPPQQTGHKQYCCEVCGKIFKHPSNLELHKRSHTGEKPFQCNICGKNFSQAGNLQTHLRRHSGEKPYICELCGKSFTASGDVHRHKVVHTGEKPHLCDICGRGFNNLSNLKEHKRTHATDKTFTCDQCGKSFNTHRKLLKHKARHAGEKPHSCATCGKCFIGSGDLQRHIRSHTGEKPYICNTCGKSFTRSAMLRRHSNLHCKGPPVDSPVTTSSEQTHSSDGAASFAKAVSHNKPPAATTEQQFAAMMPNTGLDKSSPPSPSTPQATSHIDTPPPSMNLSPAPTPLPELRSLVPHHLLSSSHQERSAALLATDRIKLAKPYVTQEAVYGPYIENGNMSIDSDSAGRPYLPPTESHCSSITGSSRPYRSSEGQFISSVTLWGLAMKTLQNDNDMEQ encoded by the exons ATGGACCCTCTGTCCAACCACAGCTCCTAcctcctccagcagcttcaggagcAAAGGATCCAGGGGCTGCTCTGTGACTGTATGCTGGTCGTGAAAGGTGTCTGCTTCAAAGCGCACAAAAATGTCCTGGCTGCTTTCAGCTCTTATTTCAG GTCTCTGTTCCAAAACTCTCCCAGTCAGAAGAATGATGTCTTCAACTTGGTTATCCAGGATGTCAGCGGCATCGGGCAAATATTGGACTACATGTACACCTCCCATCTCGATATTAACCAGGATAATGTACAAGCACTCCTGGACATTGCCCAGAATCTGCAGGTTCCAAATGTGCAGAGCATGTGTAATGCTTTCCTTAAGCCTTGTCCCCCACCCGTGGAAATACCTCCTTTTTCTCTTCCTGGCATGTTGGCTTCAGACCACGACTGCCTTTTGGGGAGTAGTCTTTCTCATGATGTTGACCTCCACTGTCCCTCTGAGCCCCAGAGGCCTGGCTTCTATAGTGACATGGACCACACTAGAAGGATGTCTGCTGCTCCTAACAGCAGCTCAAACTGTGACATACCAAGCAGCTCGCAGGCACCTGCAGAAAAACAGCTGGTTCACGGATACAAGCTCCGTAATTTCTATAGTAAGCAGTACTTCAAACAAAGTGCTATTCAGACCAGCAGCGCAGCCGCAAATCAAGGCCCCGGACCTTTGGTGTTGTTGGAAGAGCAGCAATGTCAACTCGGAATCAGCCAGGGAGGCAACAGCAACCCTGTGAGCTCAGGAAATACAGTTCATGCTAACCCTTCTTCCACATCTATTGCAGTGGAAAAACACCCTGTCACCTCATTGATGCCCTCAGATAATTTAAACCCCCCTAACGCTGATTTAGCTGATTCCATGGACAACAAACCCGTCCGCCCAAAGAAGGCAGTTTACCTGAAAAAATACAACTACCTCCGGTCTCAGATGGCTCTGGAGGAGATGTGTGCCGAGTCAGTCACCGATCCCGTCCTCAGCTGTCCCAAAGAGAGCCATCAGGAGGAGTCTGTGGTCCAAACTGAAGCTCCAGAACCTCCTGCAGAAAGCAGCGCAGCAGGTAGAGAGGAGTCTTCTGGGGCAGCAGATGTCCAGCTTCCAGGTCCTCCTCCTGTAAACCACGAGGAGCAAAATCTGAAGCCCGTGCCAGAACCTCCACAGCAAACAGGACACAAGCAGTATTGTTGCGAGGTCTGTGGGAAGATCTTCAAACACCCAAGCAACCTGGAGCTACACAAGCGCTCACATACTG GTGAGAAGCCCTTTCAGTGCAATATTTGTGGGAAAAACTTCTCACAG GCTGGAAATTTACAGACACATTTGCGGCGACActctggagagaagccatacatcTGTGAGTTATGTGGTAAAAG CTTCACAGCATCTGGGGATGTCCATCGTCACAAAGtggttcacacaggagagaagccacaTCTGTGTGATATATGTGGACGAG GATTCAATAACTTAAGTAATCTTAAGGAACACAAGAGGACTCATGCAACAGACAAGACATTTACCTGTGACCAGTGTGGAAAGTCCtttaacacacacagaaagcttCTTAAGCACAAGGCACGCCATGCTGGGGAAAAACCACACAGCTGTGCCACCTGTG GGAAGTGCTTCATTGGCTCAGGGGACCTGCAGCGTCATATACGATCACACACTGGCGAGAAACCCTATATCTGTAATACCTGCGGAAAGAGCTTTACCCGCTCTGCCATGTTGAGGAGACATAGCAACTTGCACTGCAAAGGACCTCCAGTTGACAGCCCGGTCACAACCAGCTCTGAGCAGACGCACAGCTCAGACGGAGCAGCCTCATTCGCCAAAGCCGTCAGTCACAATAAACCACCTGCCGCTACTACTGAGCAGCAATTCGCTGCCATGATGCCTAACACAGGGTTAGATAAATCCTCACCGCCTTCTCCTTCAACACCACAAGCAACATCACATATAGACACTCCACCTCCCAGCATGAACCTCAGCCCAGCACCGACCCCCCTTCCAGAGCTGCGCTCCCTGGTCCCCCATCACCTCCTGTCGTCCAGCCACCAGGAGAGAAGTGCAGCTCTACTCGCAACAGACCGCATAAAGTTAGCCAAACCCTATGTGACTCAGGAGGCTGTCTATGGTCCATATATAGAGAATGGAAACATGTCTATTGACAGTGACTCAGCGGGGAGACCCTACCTGCCTCCCACGGAGAGTCACTGCAGTTCCATCACAGGGTCCAGCAGGCCTTACAGGTCCAGTGAAGGGCAATTTATTTCCAGTGTAACTCTCTGGGGACTGGCAATGAAAACCCTACAGAATGACAATGATATGGAGCAGTGA